The uncultured Fusobacterium sp. genome includes a window with the following:
- the typA gene encoding translational GTPase TypA, whose protein sequence is MKIKNIAIIAHVDHGKTTLVDCLLRQGGAFGSHELEKVEERVMDSNDIERERGITIFSKNASVRYKDYKINIVDTPGHADFGGEVQRIMKMVDSVVLLVDAFEGPMPQTKYVLKKALEQGHRPIVVVNKVDKPNARPEDVLYMVYELFIELNANDLQLEFPVVYASGKGGFAKRNLEDESKDMTPLFETILEHVEDPEGDDNKPMQFLITNIAYDNYVGKLAVGRIHNGIVRRNQDVMLIKRDGKMIKGKISVLYGYEGLKRVEIQEAHAGDIVCIAGIDNIDIGETLADVNEPIALPLIDIDEPTLAMTFMVNDSPFAGKEGKFVTSRHIWERLQKELQTNVSMKVEATDTPDAFVVKGRGELQLSILLENMRREGFEVQVSKPRVLMKEQDGKRLEPIEMALIDVDDSYTGVVIEKMGIRKGEMVSMIPGTDGYTRLEFKVPARGLIGFRNEFLTDTKGTGILNHSFYDYEPHKGEIPTRSRGVLIATEPGVTVAYALNNIQDRGILFLDPGIPVYEGMIVGEHSRENDLVVNVCKTKKLTNMRAAGSDDAVKLAPPRRFTLEQALDYIADDELVEVTPENIRLRKKYLKEGERRKYEKRNEE, encoded by the coding sequence ATGAAAATAAAAAACATAGCAATTATTGCCCATGTTGACCACGGTAAAACAACACTTGTGGACTGTCTTTTAAGACAAGGGGGAGCTTTTGGTTCTCACGAATTAGAAAAAGTAGAAGAGAGAGTAATGGACTCTAACGACATTGAAAGAGAAAGAGGAATAACTATTTTCTCTAAAAATGCTTCTGTTAGATACAAAGACTATAAGATTAATATTGTAGACACTCCAGGACATGCTGACTTTGGTGGAGAAGTACAAAGAATTATGAAAATGGTTGACTCAGTTGTACTTTTAGTAGATGCTTTTGAAGGACCAATGCCTCAAACTAAATATGTTCTTAAAAAAGCATTAGAGCAAGGACATAGACCTATAGTTGTTGTAAACAAAGTTGATAAACCAAATGCAAGACCAGAAGATGTATTATATATGGTTTATGAGTTATTTATAGAGCTTAATGCAAATGATTTACAACTTGAATTCCCAGTTGTTTATGCTTCAGGTAAGGGAGGATTTGCTAAGAGAAATCTTGAAGATGAAAGCAAAGATATGACTCCATTATTTGAAACTATACTTGAACATGTTGAAGATCCTGAAGGGGACGACAATAAACCTATGCAATTTTTAATTACTAATATTGCATATGATAACTATGTTGGAAAGTTAGCAGTAGGAAGAATCCATAATGGTATTGTAAGAAGAAACCAAGATGTTATGCTTATAAAAAGAGATGGAAAAATGATAAAAGGAAAAATCTCTGTACTTTATGGATATGAAGGATTAAAAAGAGTTGAAATTCAAGAAGCTCATGCTGGAGATATAGTTTGTATAGCAGGAATAGATAATATTGATATTGGAGAAACATTAGCAGATGTAAATGAACCAATAGCATTACCTTTAATTGATATTGATGAACCAACTCTAGCTATGACATTTATGGTAAATGATTCTCCATTTGCTGGAAAAGAAGGAAAATTTGTAACTTCAAGACATATTTGGGAAAGACTTCAAAAAGAGTTACAAACAAACGTAAGTATGAAAGTAGAAGCAACAGATACTCCAGATGCCTTTGTAGTAAAAGGAAGAGGAGAACTTCAACTTTCTATATTACTTGAAAATATGAGAAGAGAAGGATTTGAAGTTCAAGTTTCAAAACCAAGAGTTCTTATGAAAGAGCAAGATGGTAAAAGATTAGAACCAATTGAAATGGCACTTATAGATGTAGATGATAGCTATACAGGAGTTGTTATTGAAAAAATGGGTATAAGAAAGGGAGAAATGGTATCTATGATACCTGGAACTGATGGATATACTCGTTTAGAGTTCAAAGTACCAGCTAGAGGACTTATTGGATTTAGAAATGAATTTTTAACAGATACTAAGGGAACAGGAATTTTAAACCATTCATTCTATGATTATGAACCACACAAAGGAGAAATTCCTACTAGATCAAGAGGAGTATTAATTGCAACTGAACCAGGGGTAACAGTAGCTTATGCTCTAAATAATATTCAAGACAGAGGAATTTTATTCTTAGATCCAGGAATTCCAGTTTATGAAGGAATGATAGTTGGAGAGCACAGTAGAGAAAATGATCTTGTAGTAAACGTATGTAAAACTAAAAAACTTACAAATATGAGAGCTGCAGGAAGTGACGATGCTGTAAAATTAGCTCCACCAAGAAGATTTACTTTAGAACAAGCACTAGATTATATAGCTGATGATGAACTTGTTGAAGTAACTCCTGAAAATATCAGATTAAGAAAGAAATATCTGAAAGAGGGAGAAAGAAGAAAATATGAAAAGAGAAATGAAGAGTAG
- a CDS encoding isoamylase encodes MFKVEYGTPILGATVLENGINFGIYGKNKKKVILKIYNSAADVEPMAVFNLCSKKNRTGDIWHIFLIGAKDGTIYSWSIDGSPDLLDPYALSYSNNRNYERRKAIAVKTDFFKEPHPNIPLNETIIYEVHIKLFTQNFNSLVQFPGTYKGFIEKIPYLKDLGITAVEFLPVYEWDDFTGRYDTNNTLLKNVWGYNPIGFFAPTKKFATNQTLNNYDEVFEFKELVKELHKHGIEVLLDVVYNHTAEGGNGGKLFNFKAMGNDTFYMLENSGKDYKNYSGCGNTFNCNTKVSKDLILDSLKYWYVNMGVDGFRFDLASILGRDENGQWGGHSVLNEIAQDPILSHCKLISESWDLGGYYVGDMPTGWSEWNGKYRDVVRKFIKGDFGQISELLKRIIGSPDIFKRNNRSPYSSINFISCHDGFTLHDLVSYNTKHNLNNGENNKDGENHNNSYNWGEEGVTSNPEIIALRKRLIKNFFLILMISQGVPMFLMGDELGRTQYGNNNAYCQNNKSTWLDWERGKKYGDIFHFVKNMIKLRKSYSIFRKENYWECDDCLKNDVIVHGVKLNSPDYSYHSLSIAFELEDVPTDTKFYIALNSYYGDLEFELPPLSNNKKWYLLVDTFGDDELNFSDNPIPMMKKKYLVKSRSAIILIGK; translated from the coding sequence ATGTTTAAAGTTGAATATGGGACACCAATTTTAGGGGCTACTGTCCTTGAAAATGGGATAAATTTTGGAATATATGGAAAAAACAAAAAAAAAGTAATTTTAAAGATATATAATTCTGCAGCTGATGTTGAACCTATGGCCGTATTTAATCTTTGTTCGAAAAAAAACAGAACAGGGGATATTTGGCATATATTTTTAATTGGAGCTAAAGATGGAACTATCTATTCATGGTCTATTGATGGTTCTCCTGATCTTTTAGATCCCTATGCTCTTTCATACTCTAATAATAGAAATTATGAAAGAAGAAAAGCGATTGCTGTAAAAACAGATTTTTTTAAAGAACCTCATCCTAATATTCCTCTAAATGAAACTATCATCTATGAGGTACATATAAAATTATTTACACAGAATTTTAATTCTCTTGTACAATTTCCAGGAACATACAAGGGATTTATAGAAAAGATTCCCTATTTAAAGGATTTAGGAATTACTGCTGTAGAATTTTTACCAGTATATGAATGGGATGATTTTACAGGAAGATATGATACTAATAACACACTGTTAAAAAATGTATGGGGATATAATCCTATCGGTTTTTTTGCCCCTACTAAAAAATTTGCAACTAATCAAACATTAAATAATTATGATGAAGTGTTTGAATTTAAAGAACTTGTTAAAGAATTACATAAACATGGTATCGAAGTTCTTTTAGATGTAGTTTATAACCATACTGCTGAAGGTGGAAATGGAGGAAAACTTTTCAACTTCAAAGCTATGGGAAATGATACTTTCTATATGTTAGAAAATTCAGGTAAAGATTATAAAAACTATTCTGGATGTGGTAACACATTCAATTGTAATACTAAAGTAAGTAAGGATTTAATTCTTGATTCTCTTAAATATTGGTATGTCAATATGGGAGTTGATGGTTTTAGATTTGACCTTGCCTCTATTTTAGGAAGAGATGAAAATGGACAATGGGGTGGACACTCTGTTTTAAATGAAATTGCACAAGATCCTATCCTTTCACATTGTAAGTTAATCTCTGAAAGTTGGGACTTAGGAGGTTATTATGTTGGAGATATGCCAACTGGTTGGAGTGAATGGAATGGTAAATATAGAGATGTTGTAAGAAAATTTATCAAGGGAGACTTCGGACAAATTTCAGAACTTTTAAAAAGAATAATTGGAAGTCCTGATATTTTCAAAAGAAATAATCGTTCACCATATAGTAGTATTAACTTTATAAGTTGTCATGATGGTTTTACTCTTCACGATTTAGTTAGTTACAATACAAAACATAACTTAAATAATGGTGAAAACAATAAAGATGGAGAAAACCATAATAACTCATATAACTGGGGAGAAGAGGGAGTAACTTCTAATCCTGAAATTATCGCTTTAAGAAAAAGATTAATTAAAAACTTTTTCCTTATTCTTATGATCTCTCAAGGAGTTCCTATGTTTTTAATGGGAGATGAACTTGGTAGAACACAATATGGGAATAATAATGCTTATTGCCAAAATAATAAGTCTACATGGTTAGATTGGGAAAGAGGAAAAAAATATGGAGATATTTTTCACTTTGTTAAAAATATGATAAAACTTAGAAAAAGTTACTCTATTTTTAGAAAAGAAAATTACTGGGAATGTGATGATTGTCTTAAGAATGATGTTATTGTCCATGGAGTAAAGCTTAATTCTCCTGATTATTCATATCACTCTTTAAGTATTGCTTTTGAATTAGAGGATGTACCTACTGATACAAAATTTTATATAGCTCTTAACTCTTACTATGGAGATCTAGAGTTTGAATTACCACCTCTAAGTAATAATAAAAAATGGTATTTACTTGTTGATACTTTTGGTGATGATGAATTAAACTTCTCAGATAATCCTATCCCTATGATGAAGAAAAAATATTTAGTTAAATCTAGAAGTGCTATAATTTTAATAGGTAAATAA
- a CDS encoding CAP domain-containing protein, whose translation MKKIITIFLLFISTLYANNYQDIILEKVNEVRIENKIKPLKIDDELNKIAILKAKDMAKEEKLSHDSKKYGLTFNIIKQRGIKFRSAAENIARWHETPEFVVNRWLKSKGHRANILNSKYDKTGIGVAQDKAGKNYWVQIFIEEKK comes from the coding sequence ATGAAAAAAATTATAACAATTTTTTTATTATTTATATCAACTCTTTATGCTAACAATTATCAAGATATAATTTTAGAGAAAGTAAATGAAGTTAGAATAGAAAATAAAATAAAACCTTTAAAAATAGATGATGAATTAAATAAAATAGCAATTTTAAAGGCTAAGGATATGGCAAAGGAAGAAAAATTATCCCATGATAGTAAAAAATATGGATTAACATTTAATATTATAAAACAGAGAGGAATAAAATTTAGATCAGCTGCAGAAAATATAGCTAGGTGGCATGAGACTCCAGAGTTTGTTGTAAATAGATGGTTAAAATCAAAGGGACATAGGGCAAATATATTAAATTCTAAGTATGATAAAACAGGAATAGGAGTAGCTCAAGATAAAGCAGGAAAAAACTATTGGGTACAAATTTTTATTGAAGAAAAAAAATAA
- the truB gene encoding tRNA pseudouridine(55) synthase TruB codes for MEGIINVNKPTGITSFDVIRVLRKVLKERRIGHTGTLDPLAEGVLVVCLGRTTRLVQDIESYSKVYLAGFELGYSTDTYDIEGKIIERSEKRSVTREELEKVIKKFIGDIKQVPPMYSALKVDGQRLYDLARQGIEVERKSRDIHIDFIEIVDFDGEKGKIRCGVSKGTYIRSLIDDIGKELGTYATMNSLVRERVGESQLSDSYTLEEIEKLHEEGKDIFLQSVEDFFQYPKLEIDTGKNLTLFLNGNTIKLDLVKNGKYRVYSKNKFLGLAIVNNNLLKGYKYF; via the coding sequence TTGGAAGGAATAATCAATGTAAATAAACCTACTGGAATTACCTCTTTTGATGTTATAAGAGTCCTTCGAAAAGTATTGAAAGAGAGAAGAATAGGACATACTGGTACATTAGATCCTTTAGCTGAAGGAGTTTTAGTAGTATGTTTAGGAAGAACTACTCGTCTAGTACAGGATATAGAGAGCTATTCTAAAGTGTATCTTGCTGGTTTTGAACTAGGATATAGTACTGATACATATGATATTGAAGGAAAGATAATAGAGAGATCTGAAAAAAGATCAGTAACAAGAGAGGAACTTGAAAAAGTTATTAAAAAATTTATAGGAGATATAAAACAGGTACCTCCTATGTATTCAGCTTTAAAAGTTGATGGACAGAGATTATATGATTTAGCTAGACAAGGGATAGAGGTAGAAAGAAAATCTAGAGATATCCATATTGATTTTATTGAAATAGTTGATTTTGACGGAGAAAAGGGAAAAATTAGATGTGGAGTTTCTAAAGGAACTTATATTCGTTCTTTAATAGATGATATTGGAAAAGAATTAGGAACTTATGCAACAATGAATTCCTTAGTTAGAGAGAGAGTAGGAGAATCACAACTATCTGACTCGTACACTTTAGAGGAGATAGAAAAACTCCATGAAGAAGGAAAAGATATATTTCTTCAAAGTGTAGAAGATTTTTTTCAATATCCTAAATTAGAAATAGATACAGGAAAAAATTTAACGCTATTTTTAAACGGAAATACTATAAAATTAGATTTGGTTAAAAATGGTAAGTATAGAGTTTATTCTAAAAATAAATTCTTAGGTTTAGCAATTGTAAATAATAATTTATTAAAAGGGTATAAATATTTTTAA
- a CDS encoding putative glycoside hydrolase, whose protein sequence is MKKNKKFIISILGVIALYVVTITTTVGITKNFGKSDIKAEVVKTEIQTSEKVENVIVENDQVLPLKEVKVPKKLPEKKYAYTINYKTPVYADFNGTTQKDSLKKAVRVEVIGEKIVETPKEIKVKKEDGTYEVKTTVEKNYWKKISYGKNNEIREGWIRTGSLTEDLHKVIPNNLQNIDFTPVLKKEYLNNPRVDVKGIYLTVNTASSTKRIDELIELAKRTGINAFVIDVKEDFGKMLFKTEAELKYLGKNDKRYPISDIEAFMKKMKENNIYTIARIVSFKDPTYAAKHPDKAIIKKATGKPFTNSDGVIWVSPHDRYLWEYNIAVAKEAAKAGFNEIQFDYVRFPASNGGKLDKELDYRNTNGESKPETIQKYLKYARKELEPLEVYISADIYGQVPSSSDDMGLGQYWEVISNEVDVVSPMAYPSHYGRGVYGIPVPDAEPYKTIYHTTLDGINRNYNIEYPAQIRPWLQAFTAKWVKGYIPYGKDEIEAQVKALKDLGINQYLLWSPSNRYGIIEK, encoded by the coding sequence ATGAAAAAAAATAAAAAGTTTATTATAAGTATATTGGGGGTAATTGCCCTCTATGTTGTGACTATTACAACAACTGTTGGAATAACTAAAAATTTTGGGAAAAGTGATATTAAAGCAGAAGTGGTAAAAACTGAAATTCAAACTTCAGAAAAAGTTGAAAATGTTATAGTAGAAAATGATCAAGTGCTACCATTGAAAGAGGTAAAGGTTCCTAAAAAACTACCAGAGAAAAAATACGCTTATACAATTAATTATAAAACACCAGTATATGCAGATTTTAATGGAACAACACAAAAGGATAGTTTAAAAAAGGCAGTTAGAGTTGAAGTAATTGGAGAGAAAATAGTAGAAACTCCAAAAGAGATAAAAGTGAAAAAAGAAGATGGAACTTATGAAGTAAAAACAACTGTTGAAAAAAATTATTGGAAAAAGATATCTTATGGAAAGAATAATGAGATAAGAGAAGGATGGATTAGAACAGGAAGTTTAACTGAAGATCTTCATAAAGTTATTCCAAATAACTTACAAAATATAGATTTCACTCCTGTTTTAAAAAAGGAATATTTGAATAATCCAAGGGTAGATGTAAAAGGAATATATTTAACTGTAAATACAGCTTCTTCAACTAAGAGAATAGATGAATTGATTGAATTAGCTAAAAGAACAGGAATAAATGCTTTTGTAATAGATGTAAAAGAAGATTTTGGAAAAATGTTGTTTAAGACAGAGGCTGAATTAAAATATTTAGGAAAAAATGACAAGAGATATCCAATTTCCGATATAGAAGCATTTATGAAAAAAATGAAAGAAAATAATATATATACAATTGCTAGAATAGTTTCTTTTAAAGATCCAACTTATGCAGCAAAACATCCAGATAAAGCAATTATAAAAAAAGCTACAGGAAAACCTTTTACTAATAGTGATGGAGTAATTTGGGTATCTCCACATGATAGATATCTATGGGAATACAATATAGCAGTAGCTAAAGAAGCAGCAAAAGCAGGATTTAATGAAATTCAATTTGATTATGTAAGATTCCCTGCTTCAAATGGTGGAAAGCTTGATAAAGAATTAGACTATAGAAATACAAATGGAGAATCAAAACCAGAAACAATTCAAAAATATTTGAAATATGCTAGAAAGGAGTTAGAGCCTTTAGAGGTTTATATATCTGCAGATATATATGGACAAGTTCCAAGTTCTAGTGATGATATGGGATTGGGACAATATTGGGAAGTAATTAGTAATGAAGTAGATGTGGTATCACCTATGGCTTATCCTAGCCACTATGGTAGAGGGGTATATGGAATACCTGTTCCAGATGCAGAGCCATATAAAACTATATATCATACAACTTTAGATGGAATAAATAGAAATTATAATATTGAATATCCAGCACAAATTAGACCATGGCTTCAAGCATTTACAGCCAAATGGGTAAAAGGATATATACCATATGGAAAAGATGAGATAGAAGCACAAGTAAAAGCATTAAAAGATTTAGGAATAAATCAATATCTATTATGGAGTCCAAGCAATAGATATGGAATTATAGAAAAATAG
- a CDS encoding NifB/NifX family molybdenum-iron cluster-binding protein, with translation MSKRIVICSKEGRKVEKHLGHCNEYLLYVIDGKEVIEKRKLSEPEKVHGGVLKLMLEEKIDVVITCNLSSGVYNSLKERGIKVIIGVTGENEQVLNKYIAGELTSGSEEDFVHTYISHEHPTK, from the coding sequence ATGAGTAAAAGAATAGTAATTTGTAGTAAAGAGGGAAGAAAAGTAGAAAAACATTTAGGACACTGTAATGAATATTTATTATATGTTATTGATGGAAAAGAAGTTATTGAAAAAAGAAAATTATCTGAACCAGAAAAAGTTCATGGTGGAGTATTAAAATTGATGTTAGAAGAAAAAATAGATGTTGTGATAACTTGCAACTTAAGTAGTGGAGTATATAATTCTTTAAAAGAAAGAGGAATAAAAGTGATCATTGGTGTTACAGGAGAAAATGAACAAGTTTTGAATAAATATATAGCTGGAGAATTGACTAGTGGTTCTGAAGAAGATTTTGTACATACATATATTTCTCATGAACATCCTACAAAATAG
- a CDS encoding TIM barrel protein, with amino-acid sequence MYKLLNRSDFSTNDELEKSWEKYSKKYGIDYFELIKYSDIDNSSLKKKIKGYHLRFFPTWLDLYFYSKEELLLRLGEEKNIRSLCGGITKDEMLEYYKKELERVKELEVEYVVLHACNIDIFEGMTYNFRFSDMEILEKVVEFVNEIFDNEKYNFTLLLENLWWPGLKLTSYLEADYLIKNIKYKNTGFMLDTGHMLNTNLELKNSDEGVDYILENLENLKEYKNYIYGVHLNLSLSGEYVKRSIELNKERRLNLKEVLNEIYFHVEKIDYHFPFDNMRIKEVLKELPLKYLVYEFIARDEISVERAIEKQEKILY; translated from the coding sequence ATGTATAAGTTGTTGAATAGAAGTGATTTTTCAACAAATGATGAATTGGAAAAAAGTTGGGAAAAGTATTCTAAAAAATATGGAATTGATTATTTTGAACTTATAAAATATAGTGATATAGATAATAGTTCATTGAAAAAGAAAATAAAAGGTTATCACTTAAGATTTTTTCCTACATGGCTAGATTTATATTTTTATTCAAAAGAAGAGTTGCTTCTAAGGTTAGGAGAAGAAAAAAATATTAGAAGTCTCTGTGGTGGAATAACTAAAGATGAGATGCTAGAATATTATAAGAAAGAATTAGAGAGAGTTAAAGAGCTAGAAGTGGAATATGTTGTTTTACATGCTTGTAATATAGATATTTTTGAAGGTATGACATATAATTTTAGATTTTCAGATATGGAGATTTTAGAAAAAGTTGTTGAGTTTGTAAATGAAATATTTGATAATGAAAAATATAATTTTACTCTATTGTTAGAAAATCTTTGGTGGCCAGGATTGAAATTAACCTCTTATTTAGAAGCAGACTATCTTATAAAGAATATAAAATATAAAAATACAGGTTTCATGTTAGATACAGGACATATGTTAAATACAAATTTAGAATTAAAAAACTCTGATGAGGGAGTAGATTATATATTAGAAAATTTAGAGAATTTAAAAGAGTATAAAAATTATATTTATGGAGTACACTTAAATTTATCTCTTTCAGGGGAATATGTAAAGAGAAGTATAGAGTTAAATAAAGAAAGAAGACTAAATTTAAAAGAAGTTTTAAATGAGATATATTTTCATGTAGAAAAGATAGATTACCATTTTCCTTTTGATAATATGAGAATAAAAGAGGTTTTAAAAGAACTTCCTTTAAAATATTTAGTATATGAGTTTATAGCTCGAGATGAAATAAGTGTAGAAAGAGCAATAGAGAAACAAGAGAAAATCTTGTATTAA
- a CDS encoding magnesium chelatase subunit D family protein, producing MFPFVAVEGQEKVKKALYLNIINEKIGGVLISGEKGTAKSTLVRGLKDILIDKEIVELPLNTTEDNLIGTLDIEKTLKNGQKFFQTGILKKCDQNILYIDEVNLLGENIISNIIEVASIGENHIERDGISYTHSTNFIIVGTMNPEEGELKGQFLEKFGLYVKIEGIKQLTTRIKIIKDRLEYENNPEKFIKKYEKDTEIIRNKIRVAKENLKKIRISEQILHMATKIVEEAHTSGNRTEIILIETAKGIAALDGREYLNLEDLKEAAEYVLPHRIREIEQQQEPQIDSNLEQSKDEKQNTSENNQKDNSNIEEETKLENGKDEREIEEKLDKENEEDEQNFDIGKIFQVKEIVRKNILDNKQRKGIGKRCKTKTFSQKGKYIKSIKPKGKVKDLAFDATIRAAAPYQNIKNKECKLKIQIRDEHIREKVREHRTGTTILFVVDSSGSMGVKKRMEAVKGAIMSLLKDAYEKRDRVGMISFRKDRAEEILSITRSVDLAQKKLRSLSTGGKTPLAEGLSKGYTILNKEIKRDKEIIPIMIILSDGRANFSAIGEDPIKESLKVAYQIKNSIIKSIVVDTEEGFVKLGMAKKLAEALSCEYYKLESLKSEELIKIVKNRS from the coding sequence ATGTTTCCTTTTGTAGCGGTAGAAGGACAAGAAAAAGTAAAGAAGGCTTTATATTTAAATATAATAAATGAAAAAATTGGAGGAGTATTAATTTCTGGCGAGAAAGGAACTGCAAAATCAACATTAGTAAGAGGACTTAAAGATATATTAATTGATAAAGAGATAGTAGAACTTCCATTAAATACTACTGAAGATAATCTGATAGGAACTTTAGATATAGAAAAAACTTTAAAAAATGGTCAAAAGTTTTTTCAAACAGGAATTTTAAAGAAATGTGATCAGAACATTTTATATATAGATGAAGTAAATCTTTTAGGAGAAAATATAATAAGTAATATTATTGAAGTTGCTTCAATAGGAGAAAATCATATAGAAAGAGATGGGATATCTTATACACATTCAACTAATTTTATAATAGTTGGAACAATGAATCCAGAAGAAGGGGAATTAAAAGGACAATTTTTAGAGAAATTTGGGTTATATGTAAAGATAGAAGGAATAAAACAACTCACAACAAGAATTAAAATAATCAAAGATAGATTAGAATATGAAAATAATCCAGAAAAATTTATAAAAAAATATGAAAAAGATACAGAGATAATAAGAAATAAAATAAGAGTAGCCAAAGAAAATTTAAAAAAAATAAGAATTTCAGAACAAATTTTACATATGGCAACTAAAATAGTAGAAGAAGCTCATACAAGTGGAAATAGAACAGAAATAATATTAATAGAGACAGCTAAAGGAATAGCAGCATTAGATGGAAGGGAGTATTTGAACCTTGAAGATTTAAAAGAAGCAGCTGAGTATGTATTACCGCATAGAATAAGAGAGATAGAACAACAACAGGAGCCCCAAATTGACTCTAATCTAGAACAAAGTAAGGATGAAAAACAAAACACTAGTGAAAATAATCAAAAAGATAATTCTAATATAGAAGAAGAAACAAAATTAGAAAATGGAAAAGATGAAAGAGAAATAGAAGAAAAATTAGATAAAGAAAATGAAGAAGATGAACAAAACTTTGACATAGGTAAAATTTTTCAAGTAAAAGAAATAGTAAGAAAAAATATATTAGATAATAAACAAAGAAAGGGAATTGGAAAAAGATGTAAGACTAAAACTTTTTCACAAAAAGGGAAATATATAAAAAGTATAAAACCTAAAGGAAAAGTAAAAGATTTGGCTTTTGATGCAACAATAAGAGCAGCAGCTCCATATCAAAATATTAAGAATAAAGAATGTAAATTAAAAATTCAAATAAGAGATGAACATATTAGAGAAAAAGTAAGAGAGCATAGAACAGGAACGACTATTCTATTTGTAGTTGATTCAAGTGGTTCAATGGGAGTAAAAAAAAGAATGGAAGCAGTGAAAGGAGCTATTATGTCACTTCTTAAAGATGCTTATGAGAAAAGAGATAGAGTAGGGATGATTTCTTTTAGAAAAGATAGAGCAGAAGAAATTTTATCTATTACTAGAAGTGTAGATTTGGCTCAAAAAAAACTAAGATCCTTGTCTACTGGAGGAAAAACTCCATTAGCAGAAGGACTTTCTAAAGGGTATACAATTTTAAATAAAGAGATAAAAAGAGATAAAGAAATCATTCCAATAATGATTATTCTTTCAGATGGGAGAGCTAATTTTTCAGCTATAGGTGAAGATCCTATAAAAGAAAGTTTAAAAGTTGCATATCAAATAAAGAATAGTATAATAAAATCTATTGTAGTTGATACTGAAGAAGGATTTGTAAAACTAGGAATGGCAAAAAAATTAGCTGAAGCTTTGAGTTGTGAGTATTATAAATTAGAAAGTTTAAAAAGTGAAGAGTTAATAAAAATTGTAAAAAACAGAAGTTAG
- a CDS encoding HU family DNA-binding protein: MTKKEFVELFGAKAELKTKVEAERLTKVFLETLEEVLVKGESVAFIGFGKFEATERAARTCVNPQTKKPMKVAAKKVAKFKPGKNLLEKMNPVVEKKATKGRKKAK, encoded by the coding sequence ATGACAAAAAAAGAATTTGTAGAATTATTTGGAGCTAAAGCAGAATTAAAAACAAAAGTTGAAGCAGAAAGATTAACAAAGGTATTTTTGGAAACACTTGAAGAGGTATTAGTTAAGGGAGAAAGTGTTGCATTTATAGGTTTTGGAAAATTTGAAGCTACTGAAAGAGCAGCAAGAACTTGTGTTAACCCACAAACTAAAAAACCTATGAAAGTTGCAGCTAAAAAAGTTGCAAAATTTAAACCTGGTAAGAACTTATTAGAAAAAATGAATCCAGTAGTTGAAAAGAAAGCAACAAAAGGAAGAAAAAAAGCTAAATAA